In a single window of the Cucumis melo cultivar AY chromosome 11, USDA_Cmelo_AY_1.0, whole genome shotgun sequence genome:
- the LOC103498462 gene encoding plastid division protein PDV2: MEEDGVGMVLGRATELRLKISNCIHQATTPASFRQDPSAGTENGAALDGGSGSQAPVGDVEDEEEVERLLVICDALESLETQLSFLQDLQQQQQYERGAALNEIEHSRKILLDKLKDYKGEYLEVVKEASAFAGEAVKNNHDLMLPPYPSRSPYPLHLDNDHLSPFVSARKSARNGVTLSYMTNDAKRESSESLSTSKEASTKNTRNGLGSLIAAAAKAVFTIVGVVSILSMSGYGPRIVARKASRLKKSSAYKQRSTEEERPRTQCPPGKILVVEDGEVRCLVKERVEVPFSSAVAKPDVNYGCEQTKTKENRDMGSCGEGKVFTEEQEALVIKSWSVMKKNAADLAFKFFLKIFEIAPSAQKMFPFLRDSKVPLEQNPKLKPHALNVFTLTCETAVQLRKGGIAAAKETTIKRLGATHLKYDVLDEHFEVTKFALLETIKEGIPEMWSVEMKGAWAEAYDQLVSAIKAEMKP; encoded by the exons CCTCCTTCCGACAAGACCCATCTGCTGGAACGGAAAATGGGGCCGCCCTCGACGGCGGTTCCGGCTCCCAAGCTCCGGTTGGCGATGTGGAGGACGAGGAAGAAGTGGAACGACTTTTGGTTATCTGTGATGCCCTTGAGTCCTTGGAAACTCAGCTCTCCTTTTTGCAG GATTTGCAACAACAGCAACAATATGAACGGGGAGCTGCCCTCAATGAGATCGAACACAGCCGCAAGATCCTACTTGACAAGCTCAAGGATTACAAAGGAGAGTATTTGGAAGTGGTAAAGGAAGCTTCTGCCTTCGCTGGGGAGGCAGTAAAGAACAACCATGACCTCATGCTTCCCCCATATCCAAGTCGCTCCCCATATCCTCTTCACCTAGACAATGACCATTTATCACCATTCGTATCTGCTCGCAAATCTGCCCGTAATGGGGTAACCTTGAGCTACATGACAAATGATGCCAAAAGAGAGTCAAGCGAGTCACTAAGTACCAGCAAAGAAGCGAGCACGAAAAACACAAGGAATGGATTAGGTTCACTCATAGCTGCAGCAGCCAAGGCAGTGTTTACCATTGTTGGTGTCGTGTCTATATTGAGCATGTCTGGTTATGGGCCACGTATTGTAGCAAGGAAAGCTTCTCGTTTGAAGAAATCCAGTGCATACAAACAACGATCGACTGAAGAAGAGAGACCGAGAACTCAATGCCCGCCAGGAAAAATCTTGGTCGTTGAAGACGGGGAGGTTCGGTGTTTGGTGAAAGAGAGAGTCGAAGTTCCATTTTCTTCTGCTGTGGCAAAACCTGATGTAAACTATGGATGTG AACAAactaaaacaaaagaaaacagaGACATGGGAAGTTGTGGAGAAGGAAAAGTTTTCACTGAAGAACAAGAAGCTCTTGTGATCAAATCATGGAGTGTCATGAAAAAGAATGCTGCTGATTTggctttcaaattcttcctcaA GATATTTGAAATTGCACCGTCTGCTCAAAAAATGTTTCCCTTTTTGAGAGACTCAAAAGTTCCATTGGAGCAAAATCCGAAGTTGAAACCTCATGCTTTGAATGTCTTTACTTTG ACCTGTGAGACAGCCGTTCAACTTCGAAAAGGTGGCATAGCAGCTGCAAAAGAAACTACCATAAAAAGGCTAGGTGCCACTCACCTCAAATATGACGTTCTTGATGAACATTTTGAG GTGACAAAATTTGCTCTTTTGGAGACAATAAAGGAAGGAATTCCAGAAATGTGGAGTGTGGAGATGAAGGGGGCATGGGCTGAAGCTTATGATCAATTGGTTTCTGCCATTAAAGCTGAGATGAAGCCTTGA